The segment GAGACAAGTGGTGTCAAGATACTTCTGCTTGATGAGGATGATGTTCCGCATTCTATCATCTATCAGAACTTGCTCGAAAGCTACGTTAAGGAGTCTTTTGCTGTCTGGGCTAAGGTGACAAGCCGCTTTAGGCCCCCAACTGAGAGCAAGTTGTATGAGGTAAATTTAATTGGGCAAATATTCTTTCATCCTGCTACAATTCTTACTGCTGCCTATTATACTACCTGTAATAATCTTCTAATACGTACAGGGCCTGAGGCTGTGTGGGGAAACATTCATCAGTGCTGTGGTGAGCTGCCACGACTGTCGGGCGACTTGGAAGAACATGTCTGAAGTGGTGGAGGCGCTGGACCTTCTGCGCCGGCTCGTGTCGTCCACTCTGAAGGCGCCGCTTCCACTAGACTGGTCGCTCCGCTGGGCCTGGGACGCACCAAAGGGCGACGACGATGCTGAGAGGGGACTCGTCTACCTTGTGCACCGTATTTCTGTTCTGATGGTGAGGGACATCAACTCCATGTTGAAGCTGGACGATGCCAACTAGCAGGTTGGCAAAATCTACTTCTCTACTACTGGTTTTAGCTTAAACTATATATCTTAGCTCGATCAACGATCAATTTCTTAGCTCTGGCGAGTCTctgcattattattattattattattttttctgtTTCTTATATAGCTCGGTGAGTATACTTTCTGACTCATTCTACTTTGTTTCCATGGAACAGATCTGCTCTCCTCCTAGCCAGAACAAGACAGTGATCTGATCAGCGCCCAGGATCAAAGTTGCTTCAAGCAGGGCCTTATCTATATCTACTAGTAGTAGCTGTTAGTGTTGTTTGGTTTGTTGCTTTGTCTTACATGCATGTTAGTGTTGTGATGACAGTATTGGTAACTTGAGTTGAGTCAGACCCGGCCTCATGTGCACATTATTATCTCAGTTTACCTACCTTCTGTTGTGTCGTACCGTACAATTCTCTAAGTTAATTAGTGAGATGTTATCATCATATCGTTGAGTTTTTCTTCAGTTTCCTCCATCTGTCGATCAATTTGGCAGGCCATACGTACGTACGTTGTTACCGGCGGGGTGCAGTGCGAGCCCTCATCCTTCTTGAATTTGGCCTGACAATTAATTATTGCATCGGATCCGTCATGGCCGGGCTCGATCGAGATCACAATCCACTGCTGCCACCAACAGCTGCCCATTATTtgttaaaaacagtaaaatGGGTTTCACACCATTGTGAGATGCAAAACTCTAACAAAGTCGGCTAGTCGATAGACAGTACGTGCTCGACGACTGACACTTTGCATCTGACAACTTCCCCTACACTGTCATCAAACACTATGACTAAATAGGACTAAAAAGTGTATTATAGCCAACTAGTTAAGTGTTGCTAAATGGGACTAAAGCCTACCTTTTAATCATGTTGTCTTATATTTTAGTCGCTTTGGAGCTAAACACCTTGATAAAAAGGGACTAAAAGACCTCTAGTTTAAGTGACTAAACTTTAGGAGGCATGAACCAAATACACACTTAGTTGTCACGAGCACACAACAACAAAAGATGATGGATGGCACGTGGGGTGGGGCCAGCAGCCGGCTAGGACCAGCGGCAAGACTAGCGACGATTAATGGCAAGCACCAATATAGTGGCACCTCTTGTTTTGGCATAACAACTTTTTAAATCCTTCGAATTGAAAAAAAAGGACCTTTAAATTGTTCATGATGCAGTCATGTCGATCGACCAAGTAGCACAAAGTGTGACTTTTAACTAGGGTGAACACAAATTAAGGACTCACATAAGTACTGTGTAACACTTGCAAACTGTTTGGCCCGGCAGCGACCATGCGTAATCCCTATAAAAATAAACCCCACTATACTCTCTAGCCAATGGCGAAGCTAGAACAAATTCGAGAAGGGTGCGGCTGCCTTATAGATACATAGATTTGAATCATAATCATGGTGGAATTTTAACCCTATTCATTGATATTTAAAATTCTAGTGGGTGCATCCGCATCCACCATCTTATAGGTGGCTTCGCCACGGTCTCTAGCACCTCCTTGAGCCACATCAACATCTAGTTCTCCTATTTGTTGCCGCATGTAAGTGCCCACTTATAGTGGatatagggcctgtttagatcccAAATCTTTATATCCCAAACCTTTTGGTTGTAAACTTTACATTCCAAATAGGTGTTTAGATGCTTCCCAAATTTTTTGGTCTGCAACACACAAGACACGGGTCTCTAAGCAAGTTTACACAGTTTTGGGGCTCTAAGGTCCCAAATTCTAAATCTTTACACCCCAAGTTTTACAGCCTCTGTTTAGATCCATTCTTCCAAAAAGTGCTTATTTTTTTCCAAAAGTTTTGGCTGTTTGgctacatctaaacaaggccatagtgacCATGCACGCATACTGCTAGTATTATTCTCTCACGTGACTTCATCTCTTGCTCTTTGAAAACTGACTACTAATAATCAAGCTATATATAGATGATTCGTAGACTACAGTAAGGAATATTGATACTCCTCCTTCATACATGCGGCAATGCGCAGAGAATTCTCCTAGTATTCCGCTAAATCAATGTGCAAAGCAACCTTATATAGTACCCAATCCATCTTTTTCCGGCTCAAGTTGTCTTGACGGCTTCAGCAAAGAAAAGACAACTCCTCAATACTCTTGCCCATTTTATTATTCCTGCAACAATATACATCACAACGGCATTCATCATTGCAAGTTGCAACAAAGTCAAAGCTAGGCATAGCAAAGAGATAAGTTGCTAATGAGAAGAGAAATAAATCGGACATCATATTTCTTATTAACCTTGGGTGTTAAGTACTTCAGTGCAACCTTGCGAGCTT is part of the Sorghum bicolor cultivar BTx623 chromosome 10, Sorghum_bicolor_NCBIv3, whole genome shotgun sequence genome and harbors:
- the LOC110431195 gene encoding uncharacterized protein LOC110431195; this translates as MASLARAAAAALPSLRARHLGSGSGRLSLAAVRPCSPSGGTGRAAAGSSPPLSSRSVPRPASIPSWRAGHRGRQIGIESVPFPRSASAVKATNAESHDRPAEGADDHSESDEEFELVRELKAALDRKINETSGVKILLLDEDDVPHSIIYQNLLESYVKESFAVWAKVTSRFRPPTESKLYEGLRLCGETFISAVVSCHDCRATWKNMSEVVEALDLLRRLVSSTLKAPLPLDWSLRWAWDAPKGDDDAERGLVYLVHRISVLMVRDINSMLKLDDAN